In Phycisphaerae bacterium, a genomic segment contains:
- the rnc gene encoding ribonuclease III, whose protein sequence is MDKQIVQRIEKALQYKFSDHILLQKALTHSSAASGKLDSNERLEFLGDSVLGLTICQALFERFPAYLEGDLTKIKSKLVSRKTCSLLANQLEIDGLLNVGPGMEKSRSLKGSVAAGTLEALIAAIYIDGGFASAKDFIMRIFGPLIEQADADEHQENFKSLLQQYAQQHLDSTVTYEILDEKGPDHNKCFESAVVVDSKRYSSAWGNTKKEAQQNAAYNALAELGVIKQKKEE, encoded by the coding sequence ATGGACAAGCAAATTGTGCAGCGAATTGAAAAAGCACTTCAATATAAATTTTCCGACCATATCCTTCTGCAAAAAGCCCTTACTCATTCTTCGGCTGCCTCCGGCAAGCTCGACAGCAATGAAAGACTCGAATTTCTCGGCGATTCTGTTCTCGGACTGACAATCTGCCAGGCTCTTTTCGAAAGATTCCCAGCCTATCTTGAGGGAGACCTTACGAAAATAAAGAGCAAACTTGTTTCCCGCAAGACCTGTTCGCTTCTTGCCAATCAACTGGAAATCGACGGCCTGCTTAATGTGGGGCCGGGCATGGAGAAAAGCAGGTCGCTGAAAGGCTCGGTCGCGGCCGGCACCCTCGAAGCTTTAATAGCGGCGATATATATCGACGGAGGTTTTGCCTCGGCAAAGGATTTCATTATGAGGATTTTCGGTCCGCTTATCGAACAGGCCGATGCCGACGAACATCAGGAAAATTTCAAATCGCTTCTTCAGCAGTACGCCCAGCAGCATCTTGACAGTACGGTTACTTATGAAATTCTCGATGAAAAAGGCCCCGACCATAACAAATGCTTCGAAAGTGCCGTTGTTGTAGACAGTAAACGCTATTCCAGCGCCTGGGGAAATACGAAAAAAGAAGCGCAGCAGAATGCTGCTTATAACGCACTGGCTGAACTGGGCGTAATCAAACAGAAAAAAGAGGAATAA
- a CDS encoding STAS domain-containing protein, protein MGIQDWSENVILVDIAPEPDMCDELKAVTDVVRHRKNCSVVIDFSEVDIVTSSSLAQLLRLQKILDDNNQQFVLCGTSQKTRGIFAITGLDKVFEFVEDRFIALAGLQLTS, encoded by the coding sequence ATGGGAATTCAGGATTGGTCTGAAAATGTAATACTGGTTGATATCGCACCGGAGCCGGATATGTGTGATGAACTTAAGGCCGTAACGGATGTGGTTCGCCATCGGAAAAACTGCAGCGTGGTAATAGATTTTTCAGAGGTGGACATTGTAACCTCTTCCAGTCTTGCCCAACTGCTCAGGCTTCAAAAAATTCTTGACGACAACAATCAGCAATTTGTCCTTTGCGGCACGAGTCAAAAGACCAGAGGTATTTTCGCTATTACCGGTCTGGATAAAGTCTTCGAATTTGTCGAGGACAGGTTTATCGCCCTTGCCGGTCTGCAATTAACTTCATAG